A region of Zeugodacus cucurbitae isolate PBARC_wt_2022May chromosome 5, idZeuCucr1.2, whole genome shotgun sequence DNA encodes the following proteins:
- the Klhl17_1 gene encoding kelch-like protein diablo has protein sequence MSSSSSDCSSSATSGIYCEGPQTSPTTNQQESLQEEGTNSSDYTLARADLLDNEEQCNILRRRITDYEIRNFMEVCKSPEFLDFSVEHLQRIVEHDDLNVSSEADIFWAIRRWYKYDEEARRPHLPDLIACLRLTQFDVDFLYSHINTLPGCELLVNKTVEWLLRPCARSTITLRYTKARKVLQTEEETYWIIVQTRGDHRYVDKCLIRYSKALNEWQKWTDIKLERSNFCVVQLEHVIICIGGLERNTKPSNHVNRYNLSTKIWEPMPSMEQRRVYMSVALLDGKIYACGGQDEKYQALDIVEEFDTIAGRWQTIASMSIRRAGAGAAVLDGKLYVIGGFNRAHLRSVERYDPKKNSWTQCAEMNEARGWPGVAVHNGHIYAIGGWFNGAIRTVERYSLSVNKWTTLCCLNVARGSICGLSMNQTLWAIGGYGDGALKDTVEVYDDENDKWLEQKMLPEAGRYVH, from the exons ATGAGTAGCTCATCCAGTGATTGCTCGAGCTCTGCAACATCAGGTATATACTGTGAAGGACCTCAAACATCTCCGACTACAAATCAACAGGAAAGTTTACAAGAAGAAGGAACTAATTCTTCAGACTACACCTTGGCTAGAGCGGATCTATTAGACAATGAGGAACAGTGTAATATTTTACGACGACGTATTACAGATTATGAAATTAGAAATTTCATGGAG GTGTGTAAGAGTCCAGAATTCTTGGACTTCAGCGTCGAACACTTGCAGCGTATTGTTGAACATGATGATTTGAATGTAAGCTCGGAGGCGGATATCTTTTGGGCCATCCGGCGTTGGTATAAATATGACGAGGAGGCACGAAGACCCCACTTACCCGATTTGATTGCTTGTTTACGACTAACACAATTCGATGTCGATTTCTTATATTCACATATAAATACACTACCGGGCTGTGAGCTACTCGTGAACAAGACAGTGGAATGGTTGCTCCGACCTTGCGCACGTAGTACTATAACGCTACGCTACACGAAGGCTCGCAAAGTGCTGCAAACCGAAGAAGAAACCTACTGGATCATTGTACAAACTCGAGGAGAT CATAGGTACGTGGACAAATGTCTTATCCGCTATAGCAAAGCTCTAAATGAATGGCAGAAGTGGACCGACATAAAACTGGAGCGCAGTAACTTTTGTGTAGTACAATTGGAACATGTTATCATCTGTATTGGCGGCTTAGAACGTAATACCAAGCCGAGCAATCATGTCAATCGCTATAATTTGAGTACAAAAATTTGGGAACCAATGCCATCGATGGAACAGCGTCGCGTTTACATGAGTGTCGCGCTCTTGGATGGCAAAATATATGCCTGCGGTGGACAGGATGAAAAATACCAAGCTCTGGACATCGTAGAAGA GTTCGACACGATTGCTGGACGTTGGCAGACTATAGCTAGCATGTCCATACGTCGCGCCGGCGCTGGTGCTGCAGTCTTGGATGGTAAACTTTATGTGATTGGTGGCTTTAATCGTGCGCATTTACGGTCTGTGGAACGTTATGATCCAAAGAAAAATAGTTGGACACAATGTGCGGAAATGAATGAGGCACGCGGTTGGCCTGGA GTGGCGGTACATAATGGGCATATTTATGCGATCGGCGGTTGGTTCAATGGCGCAATAAGAACGGTCGAACGCTACAGTTTGTCAGTTAATAAATGGACAACA CTTTGCTGCCTGAATGTGGCTCGCGGTAGCATTTGTGGTTTGTCTATGAATCAGACACTGTGGGCGATAGGTGGCTACGGCGATGGTGCACTGAAGGACACTGTGGAAGTCTACGATGATGAAAATGATAAATGGCTGGAACAGAAAATGTTACCAGAAGCTGGGCGATATGTGCATTAA
- the LOC105220495 gene encoding Krueppel-like factor 6: protein MDFFAAGGFQQLFSDLNDMQLHENWTDICTDMESGSALYSYNCYAQQTNDRSLRLTCVTDSYVLATMPSEKTLVELHADWDGSLTEQTTYTDYPECKSSNEQQLQLSLDRLLSSPPEYSIKDPASNSPTEPTNYQTLTTQNISEYQNDSSPVSIDSTILVEFETAAFITREMAEWEEKFLDNYIEIPELIDFLPEKTPLCTDTCDHFLHESSKNLKLHRKTRTTKRKNESSGQDECAAIGYPCTFGNCDKIYAKPAHLKAHLRRHMGEKPYTCDWPACTWKYSRSDELARHRRSHSGVKPYKCSYCMKCFARSDHLTKHRKVHERRLLAASKAGKTIDGVLAHSVLTVRPGRKRKNQL from the coding sequence ATGGATTTCTTTGCCGCTGGCGGCTTCCAACAATTATTCAGCGATTTAAATGATATGCAGTTGCATGAAAACTGGACGGATATTTGCACAGATATGGAAAGTGGATCGGCGCTTTACAGTTACAATTGCTACGCTCAGCAAACAAATGATAGGAGCTTGCGACTCACCTGCGTGACCGATTCTTACGTGCTTGCTACGATGCCGAGTGAGAAAACGCTCGTGGAATTGCATGCGGATTGGGATGGAAGCTTGACGGAGCAAACTACGTACACAGACTACCCGGAATGCAAGAGTAGCAATGAGCAACAGTTGCAGCTTTCGCTGGATCGACTGCTGAGCTCGCCACCTGAGTATTCAATAAAGGACCCTGCGTCCAATTCACCTACGGAGCCTACGAACTACCAAACATTAACTACTCAAAATATATCGGAATATCAGAACGACAGTAGTCCCGTTAGCATAGATTCCACAATTTTAGTGGAGTTCGAGACGGCTGCCTTCATAACACGTGAGATGGCTGAGTGGGAGGAGAAATTCTTGGATAACTACATTGAAATACCAGAGCTCATAGACTTTCTACCCGAGAAGACGCCACTATGCACTGATACCTGCGATCATTTTCTGCACGAAAGCTCTAAAAATCTTAAACTGCACCGCAAAACGCGCACTACAAAACGCAAAAATGAGTCTAGTGGTCAAGATGAATGCGCCGCCATCGGTTATCCATGCACTTTTGGCAATTGCGATAAGATTTATGCGAAACCTGCACACCTGAAAGCACATCTGCGGCGTCATATGGGTGAAAAGCCCTACACCTGTGATTGGCCTGCGTGTACGTGGAAGTATTCACGTTCCGATGAGTTGGCGCGTCATCGGCGTTCGCATTCGGGTGTGAAACCTTACAAGTGTAGTTATTGTATGAAATGTTTTGCACGCTCCGATCATCTTACGAAGCATCGGAAGGTGCACGAGCGACGTCTGCTGGCTGCTAGTAAAGCGGGAAAGACGATCGATGGTGTGCTAGCACATAGCGTGTTGACGGTGCGACCGGGTCGTAAGCGTAAAAATCAGTTATAA